The window CTAGAGCTGTTGTCTGAGCTCAGGCTTATGTAATCAGTGGGTCTTCATATCAGCTGGCAGTGTGTGCCCAGCGTCATGGCAACTTGTCTGTGTGTAAGATTTGTGTTCGTGAATGGAAGTGTTCATAGCAAGAGGATGAGTCTCCATCTCAGTCACTGGCTTAATCACTTATCATGTATGTAGCGGGTAGAAGGAGGCTGATGTCATGGCTGGAAAACTCTTGTCTGTCCTGTGAAGCAGCTGCTCTGTCCGACTGTTAGCACGCGAGACTACACATAAAAAATCTCCAGCAGCTTTGATACAACATAATGACGGGGACCTGGTGTTAGAGGTTAAGCATGTGCCAATCCTGGTAAAATCACTATTACATCATGACAGACTTAATTCCTCGGGACAATTAGTGTAAAGAGTTGGTATGCTTTGGAAAAACTGAGAAGTGTACCTCAACTTCTTAATGAGCCTAATAGCTTGAGGAAATGTATCTCAGACATTAATGAGCGGAGCATCTCAGCATGAATTCCTCTCTTAATACAGTATTCAGActcttttgatgtctttttaattcTCCCCAATACCACACAAATGCTTTATCTCATCATTTATCTCATCTCTTACACATGCCATTACCTCTGCCTGAAAGGGATTCATGGTTCCCGAACAACCACCACCATTTGGCGATTTTGCTGAAATATGTTATGTTAAGCAAAGGCCATTAGCCGGACTCACAGCGTATGGTCAGTGTCCCGAACCCAGTCATTTTTATCCTGTTCTAAGATATCTTCTTTTCTAACAGTGGGTCATTTAAGTCTCCAATTTGTTGTTCAATATTCATAAAAAGGAACCCTTTCAATCCCAGTGAATTAGGTCAACCACAATGTCCCTCTGCGTTCCTCTCTGCCCACATTAATGGTATTTATTCAATGAACTTATTTTGTGAAGTAAATCATTTTGTAACAGTTGCTTGGTAATGCATTATATAAGTAAAGTTTTTATTCACCAGGATATTCATTCACAGAGTCATTAACTTTAATGggtatttttatttcctgcaaaTCTAGCGGGTGATGCTCACTGGAAAGCCTGTGAGGTTGTGATAACTGCAGTTTTCCATGTTTAGTTTAGCCCTCACCAGGCAGTGTGATAAGGAGGTGAggcttaatgtgtgtgtgtgtgtgtgtgtgtgtgtgtgtgtgtgtgtgtgtgtgtgtgtgtgtgtgtgtgtgtgtgtgtgtgtgtgtgtgtgtgtgtgtgtgtgtgtgtgtgtgtctgtgcgtctgtgggtctgtgggtctgtgtttctctccttgCCCTGCCAGCCAAACTGACAAGCCCTCCAACTATTTACGAGCTCAGCCGATTCCTGCCTCACTTCATTAGTCCCGCCTATGAGACCGTTGCTAAAATTAGTCCCCTTGTGCAATGTGAAGCCCCTCCAACACTCACACAACTACacactcaagcacacacacctcttctACCTACACccacccacacgcacacacacacacacacacacacacacacacacagaaactacAAAACATTTCTACTGTCAACTCATGTTTTCCTAATACTGTTGTGAAGACCCCACAGCGCTGTCATCAACACTAACAATATTTCTGACTatccctttcacacacacacacacacacacacacacacacacacacacacacacacacacacacacacacacacacacacacacacacactctctctcagaATGAACTAAGACAGAGAACATATGGAAGTTTGAAATGTTCGGATGACATACTGAGAGAAGATAAGCTAAAGTCTTGAGCTAATGGAAACATGAAGTCATTCAGATATTCACGGCTTTGGCATTTCATTCCTATTCAAACTTTTAACTGCACTGCTCTTCTGCTTTTAAACCAGATATACTGCGAATATTATACTATTCCTTCATAGTAATTTGTCATAGtcgtgttgttttctttttcctatatttatatttcttagaaacattttcacaaacgttttttcaaacatttttatttaccttttatttaagaatttattttatctttctttatctatgtaaacaaaaaaaactaagtaaattccttgtatgtgaaAAGCTACTTAAAATTCTGATTTAAATTGGAACCgtttcctgtcttcctctccaGGCGTTGTGTGGCTGCACAGTTAGCATTCCCACATTGGAAAACCGCATCATCTCTCTCCCGTGTCACGACATCATCAAGCCCGGGACGGTGAAGCGACTCAGAGGGGAGGGCCTGCCTTTCCCAAAGAACCCGTCACAGCGCGGTGACCTCATTGTGGAGTTTTCTGTCCGTTTTCCCGACAGAATCCCCCCTCAGTCCAGAGAAATTATCAGACAACATCTCCCCCAGTCATAGGGGGACTCACCTTTACCCACCCCCCATTACCTCACTTGAGACTGAATGACCCAAACCCAAAAAGGACAAACTCTAGTACTCCAATTCTGTCCCTTATTGTAGTTTCCCTTCTCACTTATAGTCCTCAGTCCTCAGCTAAAAACAGACACTGTTGTTTGAAGGGACTTTTCAGTGGGAGGATGAAGAAAGAAGATGCCAAGATGAACGGCAGAATCAGGATGTaattatttatctttgttttgttttcaagcccatttaaacacacacacgataaGCCGAGCAGCGGAGTTGTGTTGAGGACGGGCTCAGCACCATGAGCTGGCTTTCAACAGTCTCTTCTTAACACAGTTTTTTACGGATTTGTCAGTGGGTTTTATATGCTGTCCGACTCTCTGATCCTCAACTTTTTGTGATAGGATAAAGCGTAGgatcttgttttttaaattaaactttttacAAGGGTTTTTCTTTCCCAAGTAAGTTTTGCggatgattatttatttttaccttgaGTGTACCAGCAGTGTGTTCAGTGCAAACCCCTAGTTTTAACGTAACCCCCTCCCTTTGCCACCTGCTattctgtatttcattttgtcgTCTCCTATAATGAGCTGTATTCAGATGCGTGATTCACTGCGCATTTATAGTCCAGCTTTACTCCAAACAACATAAGCCAATCTCAGCTTCATTTGACAATCTGGGAATGACAATCATGGACAATAACAGCAGTGTAAGCTCGGACAATACAATATACACATTATGGGTGCTTTCCCTTCTGAACTGCCTGACTTACTAACTGAGGGACATGCAGGTGCCTTAGCACGGTTTCATAACATgtatgtgaacacacacacacacacgcacattatACTGTAATAAACACGACCAGCACAGACAATGCCCTATGCTGTTTTAGACAATAACAACTGGTGATCTTGGACAACCTTCAGTAAGCAATGTAATGTCAATCACCATATTAAACTTTTATGGACATTTTTGGAGAGATTTGTTACAAAATTGCTGAAATTTGCCAGTGCAGCCCTGTTAAGTGCCATACAAGTACAGGTTGGATATCTCAGAGAAATAAATCTGTAGTCCATAGTAAACAGAGGAGCTTTCTCTGGGAAAACCGTGTTGTGTTTATTCTGCTTTCTCCTGTGCCGTTTGAAGGCCATATCTCGGTGCTACTGGGGGCAGTGCCAAAATAGACCAATTCTGTGTCTACTTGGTTTCTTGGCTTTTGATATCTGCTCCTTTCCTCTGTAACATGTGTACATCAAATCTGTTTTCAAGTAGAAAGCCCTGTTTAGGAAACGTTTTTATATTGCAGCTGCTGTTCTCTGTGTGAGCTGCAGGGGGCTCTGAAACCATCTTCAGCTCCTCCTACTGTAAGGCAATGATAGGATGTATGTGTGAGAATGGCAGCAGTAGAAGGTCATATATCACGTCACTGGGGAAATGTTTGAATGCAACGTGTTGATAAATGCACTTTTATGTCATTCAAGACAAACTGACTTACTTTACGATGGTGGGAAAGACTTGAATGACTTTTTAGTGAGCGTCCTGCGGCTCAGGGCCTCCGGGGCCGCTGGACTGTGGCGACAACCAGAAAGCACACGTGCAGCTGATGGAAGCCTGTCACTGCTTATGTGCATTCAACGATATTtataaccttttcaaaatagctacaaataaaccaaatgtGTGAACTTAACAGTGTGTGTCATTTGAGTTTCTCTTCCAAAAGTGATCACCTCCCTGAGTATGTTGGTATTACAGTGTGTGCACcccacatttttactttaatgagTATGTTCACATATGTTTACACAACACTAGGGAGTTTTGAGATTCAAGATTTTTCATAATGAAACAGGATTTGCTTGGAAAATACTTTGGGATAATAGTTTGGTAAATTAAAGCAGTTCGGTCCAAGATAATTTTTCACTCTAGACACCTAATATCTTCTCTCTTGATATCTGTGATTCGAAAAGGTCAAGTTTGACAATATTAATCGTTAAAGACCAgcctaaaaaatgtattaaaaagtgTATGATGCATGACTTTTTCTGCCTTCCTGTCTGACGTGGCTCCTTGAGAGGGGCCCCTAGGTTCATAACCAGTGGACCAAACAACTGATCTGTATAAACAACTGACCTGTTACAATAGTAACATACTTCTTCCACTACAGCTTATTCTCTGTTGGTACAGATATGTGTGGCAGAGATATTGAGGAATAAAGATGATCATAAACCTTAATACAGTTATAATCATGCTGGAATAATAATCACGTTTCTCAACCCAGAATTAGATCAATAACACCCTGAAattaaaggatgtgtgtgtgtgtgtgtgtgtgtgtgtgtgtgtgtgtgtgtgtgtgtgtgtgtgtgtgtgtgtgtgtgtgtgtgtgtgtgtgtgtgtgtgtgtgtgtgtgtgtgtgtgtgtgtgtgtgtgtgtgtgtgttcgtgaaCAAACTAACTGATCTGCTAAAACCAACAAATGGAGATAAGAAATTGTTTAAGAATCTTGTTTGATCAAACATTGCcaataaatatttaactttcTGTTATTTTGCTGAGCAGAGTTTGGCCATTTTCCATGAGTTTGAGTTACAGATAAACAGCGGGGGCAGACTTTGACCTCAGCCTGTTAAAATCCAGATGAGCAGCTATACCCTCCACTGATCACTGCCCTGTCTACGAGAGCGATTACAGGTAGGAACTGAAGTCTgaacatgaaaaataattagACAATAACTCATTTCCTGTTCGATGTAAAGCATTAGTGAATGACATGCTGTGTCCTGCTGCTGTCAGGAGGCAGGTGATCTGTGTTAACTCACCCGATCATGTGAAACAAattcagtggtgtgtgtgtgtgtgtgtgtgtgtgtgtgtgtgtgtgtgtgtgtgtgtgtgtgtgtgtgtgtgtgtgtgtgtgtgtgtgtgtgtgtgtgtgtgtgtgtgtgtgtgtgtgtgtgtgtgtttgcgcatCACATGGTAAGAATATAGCAGACCATTAGCGAACGATGGGAAGGCTGTGAGATGTGCTGCAGTAACACCGCTCTGTGACTAATGCCAAATACCTGAATCATCTATTTCTGGCTATAAGGCTGGGTTCACAGCGGGTTTATATcaccactgaaacacacagagtgCATAAAACAAACAACGAAAGCATGAACACCAAATTATGATTCATTTGGCTGCTTTGTGGGGTTTCTTTTTATATACACGTGTGATGGCTAATGGCTGGagtgtatgtacacacacagacagagggggaaaaagtactcagatcttgtagttaagtaaaagtagaagtaccagagtgcaGGAATAGTGTAGTCCTGCAATCaacattttactcaagtaagagTAGAAAAtgattggcatcaaaatatatttaaagcaccaaaagtaaaagtactcattatgcagattggtccatttcagaacaatatatatcgtattttttttataataattgttgatgcattaatgtgtgtattaaagctggtaaaggAGCACCTAGTTTGAAtcactgcagggtagcttgtgaatttactttttaagtgttgattatatttcattaatccaaaagtaactaaaggtatcgAATAAAcgagtggagtaaaagtattatgtttacctctgaattgaagtggggtagaagtactaAGTAGCAACCAATTTAAAGTACTAGTATCtcaaaatggtacttaagtacagtacttgtgtaagtgtacttagttacttcgGCCTCGGCTGAAGTGCAGGAGTTAATGAACTCAGATGTGAGTGATAATCAGTGACAAAGTATTAGTACTTAGTCATGATGACTGGGTCCGGACCCACAGGAGTCTATATGTGAACTGAACacgtctctgtctctgtcttttctctctcaggTATTCAAGGCTGAAACATGAGCGACTTTTTGACCCTCTCCACGGGGCAGAGGATGCCCTTGGTCGGACTCGGCACATGGAAGAGTGCTCCAGGACAGGTAGAGCTATAAAACCCTCACACAGTTTTTGAATCACATTTCTTGAAATGATGAAAGAGCGTTTGGTCTGTCTCGCTGTGTCCTCAGGTGAAGCAGGCAGTGCTGGCAGCGTTCGACTGTGGGTACAGACACGTTGACTGTGCTGCTGCGTACAGCAATGAGCAGGAGGTGGGGGAGGCTCTGTCCCTCAGGGTCGGCTCTGGGAAGGTGAGGAACTTTGGTTGAGCTTTAACCAGGAGTTGAGTTCTTTTTTGACTTTGGAAACAGCAGTTGACAAAACCAGCGTAACTGAATATCCACTCACGTgctttctctgctgctctcaaCCAAACAGTGGAGTTTGATTAAGCCCAAACAGGGTGAACATGATTTGAGTAAACTTAGTGTTGAGAAattaaaaactgagaaaactcaaaagtattaaagtaaaatTGGGCCAAAGTTTAGCAAAACCTAATTAAGTATTTACTCATTAACCTCATGAATATCAATATCAGAGCTGAAACTTTGTCATGCGTTGTTTCTGGTTCAAACGTGTAGCTCAATCCTTCAACTATCAGGTATTGAACTGCAAATCTTTTATACACCTATTATAATTTCCCTCCAGGCTCTGCGTCGTGAGGATGTGTTTGTAACATCCAAACTGTGGAACACCAAACATGACCCGGAGGATGTAGAGGAGGCGTGCAGGACCAGCCTGGCCCACCTGGGTCTCTCCTACCTGGACCTGTACCTCATGCATTGGCCCATGGCCTTCCAGTGAGCAGCTACACACAGTCACTGACTCAGTCTGTGCTTGGTTATCATCGTGTGGATCGATGTGATATGACACATGTGACATTATGTGGATGTTTCAGGCGGGGGAAGGAGCTGATGCCTCGGCGGGAAGATGGAAGTATTTGTTACTCTGACacacactacagagacactTGGGCGGCCATGGAGAGCCTGGTGGACAAAGGTCTGGTGAAAGCTATCGGACTCTCCAACTTCAACGCCAGGCAGATGGACGACATCATCAGCACGGCCAGACACGCACCTGTGGTGAACCAGGTACTATCTGGCTCTTATAGTCCACAATATTTACAAATGATAAAGTTTTAATACACTTACAAACTTGTCTTATTGTGCCACAGGTGGAGTGCCATCCGTATTTGTCTCAAGCAGATCTCCTGTTTCACTGTCGGTCAGTGTTGCACAttatatacatgtattttatttaaagtccaataatttattgttttacttttacttattgACTTGTTCAAGGTCATTTACTTGGGTCTATTCtttttatgttactttatatTTCTGCTCCACTACATCTCAGAGAGTTGTGTTTACTGTAGATGAAACTACCCAATATTATTCTCAAGAACagattaattgattaatcaattaatgGGAAATTGATCTTTTAGTCATTCTTCACAAAAAACATCATATCACAGCTCCaggttcactttttttttaaatgatttctttaaaGATTCCATCCCATGAATTGGTTTCGAATCATTGAGAAATGTTGCTTGGacaaaacaatcattaaaaaagaaattcaaatgaTTATCCAGCTATATCAGATATACTAGTATAATAGTAACATGGGACCTTATTCTGCCTTTTGTAATTTAACTTTGAATTCTTCTAAGTTCAATTTCATGATAAAACATTGCAATGCATTTACAAAGCCGGTCCTTTGACAGT of the Eleginops maclovinus isolate JMC-PN-2008 ecotype Puerto Natales chromosome 12, JC_Emac_rtc_rv5, whole genome shotgun sequence genome contains:
- the akr1a1a gene encoding aldo-keto reductase family 1 member A1-A, which gives rise to MSDFLTLSTGQRMPLVGLGTWKSAPGQVKQAVLAAFDCGYRHVDCAAAYSNEQEVGEALSLRVGSGKALRREDVFVTSKLWNTKHDPEDVEEACRTSLAHLGLSYLDLYLMHWPMAFQRGKELMPRREDGSICYSDTHYRDTWAAMESLVDKGLVKAIGLSNFNARQMDDIISTARHAPVVNQVECHPYLSQADLLFHCRSVAVCVTAYSPLGSGDRPWASPDEQSLLQDPRLAAIAQRYQKTPAQVVLRWHVQRGVVCIPKSVTPSRIQQNLQVFDFSLSEDDMRLVDSFNCNQRFIVPAVERDGKRVWRDAEHPHFPFNDPY